A genomic segment from Thermus neutrinimicus encodes:
- a CDS encoding ABC transporter permease, translated as MTPLFRAFLARSFALQRRYFTDYALGLLVKVFFFTAILYTSQGYSARPAYVAGFLLWYLAAHLLARMANFFLEEAYLGTLGRLLASPHSPAALVVALSLAELSMALPWVAALAVYARLSGVSLAGLGPEALAASLLALTGVWGLGLSLLAASLRYKQVGSFTEMLTFYLLLFSGFFVPGEKLPLALRTLNTLNPLEWAVRVFLGEGFGPLLAVTVFWVLVGGVAFAHSYSWGRRSGRLLDY; from the coding sequence GTGACTCCCCTTTTTCGCGCTTTTCTGGCACGCAGCTTTGCCCTTCAGAGGCGCTATTTTACCGATTATGCGCTTGGACTTTTAGTGAAGGTGTTTTTCTTTACCGCCATTCTGTATACCAGCCAGGGGTATTCAGCGCGACCGGCCTACGTAGCCGGATTTTTACTCTGGTATCTCGCCGCGCACTTGCTGGCAAGGATGGCCAACTTCTTTCTGGAGGAAGCTTATCTGGGCACGCTAGGCCGGTTGCTCGCCTCGCCCCACTCCCCCGCGGCCCTTGTCGTTGCGCTCTCCCTCGCTGAGCTTTCGATGGCCCTGCCCTGGGTCGCTGCCCTAGCAGTTTACGCTAGGCTGAGCGGTGTTTCGCTGGCTGGCCTCGGGCCGGAAGCGCTGGCCGCCAGCTTGCTGGCGCTGACAGGCGTTTGGGGGCTCGGCCTTTCGTTGCTCGCAGCCTCACTGCGCTACAAGCAAGTGGGGAGCTTTACCGAGATGCTCACCTTTTATCTTCTCCTTTTTTCCGGGTTCTTCGTGCCAGGGGAAAAGTTACCCTTAGCCTTACGCACATTGAACACGCTGAATCCCTTGGAATGGGCGGTTAGGGTTTTTCTAGGAGAGGGGTTCGGGCCGCTACTGGCTGTAACCGTGTTTTGGGTGTTGGTTGGCGGCGTGGCATTTGCCCACAGTTATAGCTGGGGAAGGCGCAGCGGCCGGCTCCTCGATTATTAG